The Halobacillus ihumii genomic sequence TTTTTATGTGTTAAGGCGGTTCGCCACGGAAATTGATATTGAAGGGCAAGGCAGGGAGAACTTGAGGCGGTTAAAGGAAGATGTAGAGAAACAGCAATTTAAAACGGGATTGATGCTTCGCCTCCTGCCCGCTATTAACTTTTACTTGCTGACTTACATTTTTGCAAAAACACGCCTAAAGGGATCTAAACATCTAATAGCGACAGCAGTAGGGATGTTGCCTAGTTCTATTATGTTAGGAGTATTCGGCTCAGGACTCCTGGCCTTTAAACCTGTAAATTTGCTTGTCCTAGCCGGGATTATAATTCTTTTGACTATTTTGGCCCTTCTGATGAAAAGGAATATTGGCGATCGCTATGACACGGAAGAGTTAAAAGCTGAAGTGAAAGAGCTAAGGAAAAGCTTTTAATGAAGGAGGGACGGGAGTACAGCCTCTTTCTTATTTACCCGGAACGTTTCCATGCGATTGAATTGATCATTAAGACGACCGGTTTCACGTAGGAGCCGGTCTTTTTTGTAGAAATAAAATTACATATTCTTTATAAGATGTTAAAATAAGGTAAATCACGTTTCGTTTCACTTCAAGCCTGGGAAACACTTTTTATAGAAGAGGGATAATTGATTTCTCTTCAAAAATTTACACGGAGGTGGAGTAAGATGGCTAACAATCAGACGTACAAGACAGGTGAAAAAGCACCAGAAAGCGGCAAGTACAAGGTGAAAAGTCTAGTCAGTGGCGGTTCTTCTAATCAAGATGACACGGAAGTCAAGGTAGAGGAAGGAGAGCAGCTTCCCCCTTCTCCGTCTAGTAATGAAGCCGCTCATTGGGTGAAAGTTTCTTAATCGTTTAAAAATGTGTACAAGTGCCTGGGTGAAGGGAAGAATCTTCAACCAGGCATTTTTTGAAAGAATCAAATCTTCCTATCATTATTACAAGAAAGGGTGATTAACAATGGCTATATTGAAAGAATATATGACTCCCACCGTTGAATGTAGTAAGTCTTCCGATGGTTCGAACACCATAGCAAAACAGATGGAAGAAGAGAATATAGGGTTTATTCCGGTTGTAGAAAACGAAAAATATGCTGGGGTTGTAACAGATCGCGATATTGTTGTGAAAGGATTAGCTAAAGGGTCGGCTGAAAATGTGAAAGCTGAAGACATTATGACAGAGAACGTAGTAACAGGCTATCCTGATATTGAGGTAGAAGAAGCAGCTCGGTTAATGCAGGATCATCAGATCAAGCGTCTCTTAGTAGTAAAAGATGAAGCGGTCCATGGGGTGGTTACACTAGGTGATCTAGGAGTTGAGAATGCAGGACAAGTTGCCGGGGATATTGTAAGTGAAGCCTCTAAAGGTCAAAGTAATAACTAATCTTGCTTAAATAAGAAGGAGTGGACATATGTCTGCCAATAAGAAAAAACAAAGCAAGGAAGATTCAGCTGAACAAGAGTTGAAAAAGAACGATCCTGAACGAGATCTCAGCCCACAGCGTGAAGATAATTCCAAGCCAAAAAGAAAGTAATGAGGATAGGGCGGAAGCTTCTGGGATAAAACTGGAACTTCCGCCCAAAATAATCTTATCTAAATATGGACACAAGGAGAAAAACAATGGATAAGAATATCGTAATGCACACCGAACATCGAGACTCCCCTTTACCTCAAGGTCCCTGGATTATGACACAGAAATGGGAGCACTTATTGTTCATGCATTTGCCAGTTTCAAAAGAAATCATGGCACAACATATCCCGCAAGGATTGGAATTAGACACTTTTGAGGGCAAGGCGTGGATCACGATTATTCCGTTTAAAGTAAGTGATATGCACATGAGGAAAATGCCGCCCATCCCCTTTTTGAAATCTTACTTAGAACTAAATGTGCGAACTTATGTAAAGCATAACGGGCTTTCCGGTATTTATTTTTTTAGTCTCGATGCTGATAAAATTCTTGCTGTATTAGGGGCCAGGTTAACTACACTTCCCTACTATTGTGCTAACATGACACTGAACGAAGAAAGGGTAGGAAACTTTCACTTTCAAAGTGCCCGTAAAGGTGAGTCTAATGTTGCTTTTAAAGGGAGCTATCGACCCAATTCGACGTCTTATTACCCGGGAAATAAAAGTTTGTCGTTTTGGCTGTTGGAAAGATACTATTTATGGACCGTGAAAAATGGGTCGCTTTTCAGAGGTGGCATTCATCATAAGCGGTGGAAGGTACACAACGCAGAGGCAGCTGTTGAGGAGTTTTATAACTTGATCTCCTTTCTGCCCAAAGGTGTTTTGAGTGAAAAACCTCTTTTTCATTATGCGCCCTCCCAGCGCGCGCTATTTTGGCCTGTTAAAAAGACCGAGTGAAGGAGCTCCCGTAATTCAAGGGTGTGGAAGCTCTTTTTTTTATTGGGAAATAAATGTGTGTTGAGTGGGTTCCGGTAAGGTGAGATCGCTCGCCGATACAGTGGGGCGCTCATCAAAGCAGAGGAATCGCTCGGCGAAACAAGAAGATGCTCCTCAATAGAGAGAAATCGCTCCTCGATACAAAGAAGAGCCGCACCCATACTTAGCGAATAGCACGGAGGCGGATCAAGCTTCAATGTCTTTATCTTAATTGCTGCTCGGCGAACTCACGGTACAAGTTATGAGATTGAACCAGTTCATGATGGGTCCCGATCCCCGTAACTTTTCCTTTTTCGATAAAAACGATTTGATCAGCGTTAACAATCGTTGATAAGCGGTGAGCAATAATGAAAGTTGTTCGTCCTTCCATGAGTCGTGTTAAAGCGTGTTGGACCATTCTTTCTGACTGACTGTCGAGGCTGGCCGTTGCTTCATCCATCATCAGGATTTTCGGATTTCTAAGAAAAGCGCGGGCGATGGCTATTCGTTGTCGCTGGCCGCCTGAGAGCATGATCCCTCGTTCGCCAACTTCGGTATTCAGCTTTTCCGGAAATTCATTAATAAATTGTTCAGCAAACGCCATCCGAGCCACTTCCCACAATTTCTCATCGGAAATCGCATCAGGATTTTCTAATCCGTAACAGAGGTTTTCACGTATCGTCCCTGCCATCATAGGGCTGTCCTGGGAAACATAACCGATCTGTCTCCTCCATGAATTCATTGATAGTTCCTTAATGGGGGTAGTGCCGATTGTGATATCGCCTGATGTTGGTTCGTAAAAACGTTCCAGTAAACCAAAGAGCGTCGTTTTGCCGCCGCCGCTTGGTCCGGCGAAGGCCACCATCATGCCTGGCTGTACATTGAAAGAGATGTCTTCTAATATTTGATCTCTGTCGTTATAGGAAAAGGAGAGGTCCTTAACATGAATGGGAAGGTTAGTGATGTCGATTGATTTACCCGTTTGGCCGACTTCCACATCCTCCTCCAGAATCTCAATGATTCTTTCAGTAGCGCCTGTCGCTTTTTGCAGCTGAGTGAAGAACATTGTGAACGACGTGATGGGAAAAATGATCTGAAACAGGTAGAGCAGGAAGGCTACCAAAGATCCGGTTGTCATCGTTCCGTCGGCCACCCGAATGCCGCCGTAACCGATGATTACAACCATTACGGCCATGATCACGAGGTACATGAGAGGGCCGATCAAGGCAAATATTTTTCCCTCTTTTAACCCGAAGGAAAGCAGTGTGTTGATGCCAGTTATTCCTTTTGTTTCATCGAATTTTTCCGCATTAGAGGCCTTCATTAATCGAATTTCACTAAGAGTTTGCTGAATGCTGCTTGTAAAACTAGCTGTTTCATCTTGCAGGCCGCGGGATATTTTCGCCATCTTGCGGCCAAGCGGGATCATAATCAGCGTTGTAACCGGAACCGAAATCAGCATAATTAAGGTCATTTTCCAGTCCATAACAAGGAGAATAGTAATGGCACCGATAATTGTAATGATGCCTGTAATAAACTGCGGGAAGTGCTGAGAAATTAAGTCTTTCACAATCCCTGTGTCATTCACAACTCGGCTGACCGATTCACCGCTTGTTTTTCTATCAAAATAACCCACAGGCAAGCGAATCAGCTTAAACCACATCTTCTCCCTTAATTTCGCCACGATCGTTTGCCCCACATAAGCTAGGGCATATGTAGAAAACCCATCGATCACCGCCTGAATTATGAAAACGGCGCCAATGAGGAGGATAAGGGTGATACTTAACGAATCTACGGAAAAGCCATCGACCATTTCACGGGTTAGAAGGGGGATAGTGAGGCCCACCACTGTCGTAAGAAGGCTTCCGATCAACCCCATCGTCAAGGCCAGTTTTGGAATTTTAGTTGAAAGAATGAGGGATATAAAAGGTTTAAGGCTGCTCGTCTTCTCTTGTTTCATAACATAAACTCCTTTAATCAAAAAATCGAGTATGGACTCTTTCTATACAATGTCCATTGTTGATCTTCATGTATACATCACTACTATACCATTCATAGCGATAAATGAAGATATAACATACCTCACCAGATATAATAGTGGGAATAGACCTAATGACCCAAAACACGAATATTAAATGTAAATTTATAAAAAATGTTCATGTTTTCGTTGATTACAGCTTTGGTATTTGCTATAGTAATACCGTATTCATCTTAAATATCATTACTCGTATATGCTCGGTAATAAGGTCTGAGCGTCTCTACCACGTTCCCATTGAAAGAACTGGACTACGAGTTAAAGTAGTTGGCAGCGCCCTCTTGCTGCCGCTGAACATTATGGTGTAATGGCCACTATGTTTATACATGCTTTGACTCTCAAAGGTCTGGAAGGTAGAAGTTATTTACCTTCCAGACCTTTTTTATCAGGGACGAAAACGTCGAGTAGATTAAACACCAAGAGGAGGAATAGTTTATGAACAACAACATGCTGTACAAGTACGTGAAAGGGGCACTTATCGCTGCCTTCCTATTGGCGGTTCTGGCAGGCTGCTCATCTTCTTCACAATCTACAGCGGCGCAGCAAGAAGAAACGCAAACGCAGCAGCCGATTTTAATTGAAGGGCCAATGCCGATCGAAATTGAGAAACTTCGCGAGAAACTGGACAATGTAGAAAAAGAAACATCTGGGACTTTTGAATTTTACAAAGGTACAATCGATGATTATCCTGTGATCCTTGCGAAAACGGGCAAAGGAATGGAGAATACAGCGGCCGCCACTGCTGTAGCCATTGAAAGATATAACCCAATTGCTATCATCAATCAAGGAACATCTGGTGGTCATGATCCAGCCTTACATGTGTTTGATATAGTGCTAGGAAAAAGAACGGTAAACATTGGCTCATTGAAGACAGGTCAAAGAGAAGATGGGGAAGGGATCGCTCCAAAGGAATGGAAGCCGATGGATTTAATGGCATCTGAAGGAAGTGCAGGGGAAGACCCTGATGCGGAGAATATCCGTTACTATGAGGGCAATCCGGATCTTCTGGCAGCGGCTAAGGCTGTGAAAGACCAATACACGAAAGGAAAAGTGGTCGAGGGGACGATCGGTTCCGCAGATGTCTGGAATAATGAAGTGGACCGCATTCAATGGTTCCATGAGAAATACGGAACATCTGTTGAAGAAATGGAAAGTGCTTCAGCTGCCCAAATTGCGAAAGCTTATGAGGTTCCGTTCCTGGCGATCCGAATTCTTTCCAATAATAAAACGAATGGCGGGGAATACAACCCGAATACAGCTGCGGCAAATCAAGGCTATGTTTTGGAAGTAGTGAAACAATATATTTCGACACGATCAAGTGGAAAATAGTGTGACGATTGCCTTTAGCTTTGCTTGGGTGTAAAAAACGTAATCATCATTATGAAATCAATGGGCTTTCCCAATAAGTTGGGAAAGCTCTTTTTAATTTTTTGTAACTTCTTCTGTTATAACCTCTTCCTAAGCGGGTAAACGATTTGGAGGCACCATGAAGGTAGAGAAACAACAGAGGAGGATTCGATGAATAGCAAGAAATTAATAGATTACAAAATATTTGTGCCTGCATTAATAATTATAATTGGAATCAGCATACCTTTTGCCTTATATGAGGAAGAGTCATTGGCCATGCTGAATTCTATTTTTGCCTATATAGTAGAAGTATTCAGCTGGGGATATCTTTGGTATGGAATTATTCTCGTTGGTGCAGGGTTGTATTTATCTTTTTCTAAATATGGTCAGGTCGTGCTCGGGGACCCGAACGAAAAACCTGAGTTTTCATTCTTTGAATACGCGTCAATCCTGATTGCGATGGGGCTCGGTTCGACGATAATGCGAACAGGAATGCTGCAATGGACGTCGGTTGCGAACGATCCTCCCATCGGAGTAGAACCGGGTTCTGCAGAAGCACTCCTGTGGGGGAACGCCTACAGCATGTTTCTATGGGGGTTCCAGGTTTTCGCTATTTTCGTAATGGCCGCTCCGGCAATGGGATATATTCTTCATGTTAAAAAACGACCGTTGATGAGAATATCTGAAGCTTGTCGAGTCATCTTCGGTGATCGTTTTACAGATGGATGGGGAGGAAAAGCGCTCGATATCCTATTTTTAATTAGTATTCTGGCAGGTGCAGCCGTAACGTTAGGGCTGGGTACGCCGATCATTACCCATAATTTATCTAACCTGCTAGGCATAGAAGTGAACTTTGGCATGACCATCATTGTCACAGTCATTTGGGTGTTATTATTCTCAATCAGTGCCTACTTAGGCATTGATAAAGGGATCAAACGGTTAAGTACACTTAATATGTATTTAGCAGGACTTTTCGCTTTATTTATTCTAGTAGCCGGCCCTGGTGTGTTTATATTAAGCTATTTTACGGACACTGTTTCATTTCTATTATCGAACTATGTAACTATTTCTTTAAACACAGAGTCTGTGCATCAAGGTCAAACTACTCACATGCAGAGCAATACCGTGTTCTGGTTTGCCTATAGTGCCACATGGGCCATGCTTCACAGTGTATTCGCTGCGAAAATTTCAAAAGGCAGAACGATCAAAGAAATGATCCTCACTTATCTGCTGGCGCCAACACTGCTTTCCTGGGTAGCTACAGGCGTACTCGGCGGCTTAGGAGTGCACAGGTATCTCACGGAAGATGCCTCAATCTTGCAATTTGTTCAGGAAGAAGCACGAATGGCAGCCATCCCAGAGATCTTGTCGACCCTGCCATTTGGGGCGGTCTCGATTGTTATCTTTATGATTGTTGCCCTTATTTTCTTAACGACTACACTTGATTCTACTACATTCACGGTAGCGGCTTATACCAGCACGCGGGATATGAGTAAGCAGGAACCCCCGAAAACGCTGCGTGTTGTGATTTCTGCCGTGATTACAGTTGTTGCTCTCGTTCTGATGCGGATTGGCGGATTAGCACCGTTAGAAGTTGTTTCAGGACTGATGGGACTGCCGATCATCTTTATTCAATTTCTCTTGATTTACGCGGCGAAGCGGATGATGGATGAAGATCAGGCCTGGAAATATAATATTAGAAAAAAAGAATAAGAAGCATAGCCTCTCATTAGTGCTGACTGGTGAGGGGCTTTATTTTTTTGAATAATCACGAAACTTTATCACCCCTCGAACGTATTACTAAAAAAGCTGTACGATCAACCGCTGCCAATTGTATAAAAAATCTTAGTCACATTGTGGGGAGAGGGAACTATGGAACATGTAATCACCGTTGAACATGTATCGAAGTCCTTTGGCCAGGTGCAGGCTGTGCAGGATATTTCGTTTTCGGTACAAAAAGGGGAAATCTTTGGGATTATTGGTCCGAACGGGGCAGGGAAAACGACAACGCTCGAAATGCTTGAAGGGATAAGTAAGCCGACACAGGGAAACATTGATGTACTTGGGCTTAACCCCAGCAAACATCTCAGGGAGTTAAACAAACGGATTGGCGTGCAATTTCAGTCGACGGCGATCCAGAAGAAGATGCAAGTAAAAGAAGCATTAAACCTGTTCTCATCTTTCTATGAAACACCCACCCAGAAAAATTACCTGATTGAAATATTAGGATTAGATGAAAAAATGGACGCCCGCTTTGAAGATCTATCTGGCGGCTGGCAGCAGCGTGTGACGCTTGCACTGGCGACCTTGCATAAGCCAGAGCTGCTATTTCTGGATGAGCCGAGTATGGGACTTGACCCTCATGCGCGCAGGGAAATGTGGTCGTTGATCCGATTGCTGAGAGAGCAAGGATCAACCATAGTGATGACGACTCATTATATGGAGGAAGCAGAGAAACTTTGTGATCGTGTCGCTATGATTTATCACGGCCAGCTGAAAGCACTGAATACACCTGAAGCGTTATTACAGCAAATCGCAGGGCAGTCCCTCGTTGTCGAAAGCGATAAGCTAGTCTATGACGATTTGCTTGCATTGTCTGGTGTTGTGCGGGTTGAACAAGAAGGCGAGCGGTATACTCTGTTTAGCGATAACCGGCAGCAGACAGCTTATCACTTGTTTCATTACTGCCAGGATAACGAAATCCCGCTTTCAGACTTCAAGTTTGAAAAAGGATCACTAGATGATTTGTTTATTCATTACTTGGAAAAGGGGCAATAAGATGAAAGCCATTATCAGACTTTCAGCCATAGAAACCAAAATGTTTTTCAGGGATCGCCTTAACGTGTTCTGGACGTTTTTATTCCCGGTCGCCATGATTTGGCTCTTCGGTTCTATGTTTGTGGGAGGTGAATTGAGCGGCCTGGCTTTTGCAGAAATGTTTGTTCCTTCATGGATTGGTGTTAACATCGTTACCACCTCGTTCTTTACCCTTGGCACCGTATTAGCAGGGTACCGTGAAACAGGTGTGCTGAGACGCTATCAGTCTACCCCGCTCCAGCCCTGGAAAATCCTTGCCGCCCATACGTTTCAGGGCACTGTAATTTTCTTTATATCGGCCTTGCTGCTCATGGTGTTCGGCATGCTCATGTATGATCTTACCCTTCCAGACTATATTTGGAGTACGATCCTTGGGTTGGTCATTAGTATTCTGGCCTTTTTCCCATTCGCATTGTTTGTGACCTCCCTTGCTAAAAACACACAGGCTGCTGCAGCCATCAGTGCCTTATTTCTGAACTTGATGCTATTTTTATCTGGAGCGACGTTTCCACTGGAATTCATGCCCACTGTCCTTCAATATGCCGCCAAGGCTTTGCCGCTTTACTATGTCATTCAATTATTGCGCGGAACATGGAATGAAGCTCCCATTATGGAATACGGCTTGGAAGTCAGCGTTCTGATTGGGATAGGGGTTGTTTCTACCATCCTGGCCTCACGTTTTTTCCGTTGGAGCGAAAAGTAATCAGGGATTCAAGATTACTAGTTATGAATATTTCGAAATTTTGAAACCTCCTATGGTCTAACTTCGTATGAAACAGTAGACATAGAAATAGGAGGCTATTGTTTTATGGAGCACTACGGACTGCCGCCCTGGTTTTGGCTGAAATTGATTACGATCCTTGGTGGCGTTGCGATGATTATCGGGGGAATTCCAGCCATCCTGCGATGGAAAATGGGCGCCGATAAAAAGAAGTGGTTTTCCTATAATCACCTTAACGAATTTCACAAAAAATGGGATTGGACATTA encodes the following:
- a CDS encoding TVP38/TMEM64 family protein; this encodes MNSSKFKSFLIKIAILLGIAGFLLLINKFYFHIQPKDVKSWADELGAWGPFVFMLLFLIRPFTLIPLSIIAVTCGVTFGPVWGTVYILMGTTLGALASFYVLRRFATEIDIEGQGRENLRRLKEDVEKQQFKTGLMLRLLPAINFYLLTYIFAKTRLKGSKHLIATAVGMLPSSIMLGVFGSGLLAFKPVNLLVLAGIIILLTILALLMKRNIGDRYDTEELKAEVKELRKSF
- a CDS encoding YjzC family protein, producing the protein MANNQTYKTGEKAPESGKYKVKSLVSGGSSNQDDTEVKVEEGEQLPPSPSSNEAAHWVKVS
- a CDS encoding CBS domain-containing protein; the protein is MAILKEYMTPTVECSKSSDGSNTIAKQMEEENIGFIPVVENEKYAGVVTDRDIVVKGLAKGSAENVKAEDIMTENVVTGYPDIEVEEAARLMQDHQIKRLLVVKDEAVHGVVTLGDLGVENAGQVAGDIVSEASKGQSNN
- a CDS encoding YqjF family protein — translated: MDKNIVMHTEHRDSPLPQGPWIMTQKWEHLLFMHLPVSKEIMAQHIPQGLELDTFEGKAWITIIPFKVSDMHMRKMPPIPFLKSYLELNVRTYVKHNGLSGIYFFSLDADKILAVLGARLTTLPYYCANMTLNEERVGNFHFQSARKGESNVAFKGSYRPNSTSYYPGNKSLSFWLLERYYLWTVKNGSLFRGGIHHKRWKVHNAEAAVEEFYNLISFLPKGVLSEKPLFHYAPSQRALFWPVKKTE
- a CDS encoding ABC transporter ATP-binding protein, producing the protein MKQEKTSSLKPFISLILSTKIPKLALTMGLIGSLLTTVVGLTIPLLTREMVDGFSVDSLSITLILLIGAVFIIQAVIDGFSTYALAYVGQTIVAKLREKMWFKLIRLPVGYFDRKTSGESVSRVVNDTGIVKDLISQHFPQFITGIITIIGAITILLVMDWKMTLIMLISVPVTTLIMIPLGRKMAKISRGLQDETASFTSSIQQTLSEIRLMKASNAEKFDETKGITGINTLLSFGLKEGKIFALIGPLMYLVIMAVMVVIIGYGGIRVADGTMTTGSLVAFLLYLFQIIFPITSFTMFFTQLQKATGATERIIEILEEDVEVGQTGKSIDITNLPIHVKDLSFSYNDRDQILEDISFNVQPGMMVAFAGPSGGGKTTLFGLLERFYEPTSGDITIGTTPIKELSMNSWRRQIGYVSQDSPMMAGTIRENLCYGLENPDAISDEKLWEVARMAFAEQFINEFPEKLNTEVGERGIMLSGGQRQRIAIARAFLRNPKILMMDEATASLDSQSERMVQHALTRLMEGRTTFIIAHRLSTIVNADQIVFIEKGKVTGIGTHHELVQSHNLYREFAEQQLR
- a CDS encoding 5'-methylthioadenosine/S-adenosylhomocysteine nucleosidase, with amino-acid sequence MNNNMLYKYVKGALIAAFLLAVLAGCSSSSQSTAAQQEETQTQQPILIEGPMPIEIEKLREKLDNVEKETSGTFEFYKGTIDDYPVILAKTGKGMENTAAATAVAIERYNPIAIINQGTSGGHDPALHVFDIVLGKRTVNIGSLKTGQREDGEGIAPKEWKPMDLMASEGSAGEDPDAENIRYYEGNPDLLAAAKAVKDQYTKGKVVEGTIGSADVWNNEVDRIQWFHEKYGTSVEEMESASAAQIAKAYEVPFLAIRILSNNKTNGGEYNPNTAAANQGYVLEVVKQYISTRSSGK
- a CDS encoding BCCT family transporter — protein: MNSKKLIDYKIFVPALIIIIGISIPFALYEEESLAMLNSIFAYIVEVFSWGYLWYGIILVGAGLYLSFSKYGQVVLGDPNEKPEFSFFEYASILIAMGLGSTIMRTGMLQWTSVANDPPIGVEPGSAEALLWGNAYSMFLWGFQVFAIFVMAAPAMGYILHVKKRPLMRISEACRVIFGDRFTDGWGGKALDILFLISILAGAAVTLGLGTPIITHNLSNLLGIEVNFGMTIIVTVIWVLLFSISAYLGIDKGIKRLSTLNMYLAGLFALFILVAGPGVFILSYFTDTVSFLLSNYVTISLNTESVHQGQTTHMQSNTVFWFAYSATWAMLHSVFAAKISKGRTIKEMILTYLLAPTLLSWVATGVLGGLGVHRYLTEDASILQFVQEEARMAAIPEILSTLPFGAVSIVIFMIVALIFLTTTLDSTTFTVAAYTSTRDMSKQEPPKTLRVVISAVITVVALVLMRIGGLAPLEVVSGLMGLPIIFIQFLLIYAAKRMMDEDQAWKYNIRKKE
- a CDS encoding ABC transporter ATP-binding protein; translated protein: MEHVITVEHVSKSFGQVQAVQDISFSVQKGEIFGIIGPNGAGKTTTLEMLEGISKPTQGNIDVLGLNPSKHLRELNKRIGVQFQSTAIQKKMQVKEALNLFSSFYETPTQKNYLIEILGLDEKMDARFEDLSGGWQQRVTLALATLHKPELLFLDEPSMGLDPHARREMWSLIRLLREQGSTIVMTTHYMEEAEKLCDRVAMIYHGQLKALNTPEALLQQIAGQSLVVESDKLVYDDLLALSGVVRVEQEGERYTLFSDNRQQTAYHLFHYCQDNEIPLSDFKFEKGSLDDLFIHYLEKGQ
- a CDS encoding ABC transporter permease — encoded protein: MKAIIRLSAIETKMFFRDRLNVFWTFLFPVAMIWLFGSMFVGGELSGLAFAEMFVPSWIGVNIVTTSFFTLGTVLAGYRETGVLRRYQSTPLQPWKILAAHTFQGTVIFFISALLLMVFGMLMYDLTLPDYIWSTILGLVISILAFFPFALFVTSLAKNTQAAAAISALFLNLMLFLSGATFPLEFMPTVLQYAAKALPLYYVIQLLRGTWNEAPIMEYGLEVSVLIGIGVVSTILASRFFRWSEK